The nucleotide sequence GCTATACATTGCTTATGATGAAACGGATGAGTATGCGCACCAAAAAAAATACGATCGATATCTAAAAATGATAAATCGATTGGATGGTTATATTCGAGATACCTGGACGTGGGTTCAATCCAATGATATGTACCGAAACAAAACGACTTTAATCGTAACCACTGACCATGGCCGAGGCGATCACACAGACGGGCGTTGGGGGTCTCACGGAGCAAGTGTACCGGAAGCGGAGTTTGTTTGGTCAGCAGTCATCGGTCCTGATACACCGGCTTTGGGTGAAGTAACCCATACGGATACGATTGCCACTAACCAGATTGCAGCAACCATCACCCATTTATTGGGATACGATTATAAAAGCAATCGTAAAGTGGGGAGTTCCATAAAAAGTATGCTAAAATAATTTCAGGGTGTTCCCACCCCGTGGACCCACACCAGTTGTCCACCAAGATAAGACGTAAAAGAAACAATGATAACCATTAGAATAAGAAAAGCTAAAGCAAGTATATCAATGCGTCTGTCTTCCATATTTTTAAAGAATAAATAAACCCATCCCAAACAAAGAATTATAGAACCCCATGTAACGATGTTTCCCATCAGTTCGTGGCGGTTCATGAGTTCAATAATTTCAGTAGAGTAGCCCACTTGTCCCGCCTTAGTCGCTTCCCGTTCTCCTGTAATGGCAGCAAAAATTG is from Candidatus Neomarinimicrobiota bacterium and encodes:
- a CDS encoding DUF2231 domain-containing protein, translated to MNIPLHPAIVHFPIALLYGALILHSIHLWRPNWICRVVGMWLLGLAAAFSIFAAITGEREATKAGQVGYSTEIIELMNRHELMGNIVTWGSIILCLGWVYLFFKNMEDRRIDILALAFLILMVIIVSFTSYLGGQLVWVHGVGTP
- a CDS encoding phosphoglyceromutase → NEFVSYMPYEGYGLGVRWDALTHEYAMEYLKFRKPRLLYIAYDETDEYAHQKKYDRYLKMINRLDGYIRDTWTWVQSNDMYRNKTTLIVTTDHGRGDHTDGRWGSHGASVPEAEFVWSAVIGPDTPALGEVTHTDTIATNQIAATITHLLGYDYKSNRKVGSSIKSMLK